DNA from Ptychodera flava strain L36383 chromosome 15, AS_Pfla_20210202, whole genome shotgun sequence:
tttcgtttgttaatgaaaagtcattttaatgtttttagatgctttaaaaatttcaaaacccgctaaaaaACGACTATTTGGTTAAAATTCATACGAAAAACACGAAAACCaagctcgaatcatgggctatttctgtatgaatactctcagtctctactctcgccgatgcacgatttttgcaccgaaatttttcactcattttcgttggtatgactttgaaactccaggaagcgattgagaagaaagggtcaccttgaattattgaggtttttgctgataatttgccaaattaaatgagaaaaaacactacgaAAATTTCCACACGCTTACACACTGAGTGTTTCAGAGGTTTGTgtggtacaacatgtgatcatggaggtacactgaggtttcttgcacggtcgccgatgaaatgggaagctgaaattttcgctcgtaattttgcaaacgaaatcgtaaatccactcaaaacttcgtattttttttacatatttgaaacccatgaggaacgtaattcattctcccctgcacagtaaaaaggagatcgaaacgacatgcatgtcagacaaagaccaaacgcacgcaagatgtccgtccacatccaccaatctcgtaatttacactgacagaacaaaacgaatttgatcgagcatggacgttctaacgtaaatgcatcattgtctatcgcattttcatgtaagccaatacactcaaACGTACGCTCTAAGTCcaattataatgtcaattcaacacgatactattttcgtgatagtgagtgtgcagCGCAATGGTATGCCATAGTCGTTAGATAACACTGaacacgtggtgtgacaaaatagttttacggaagtggtgatcacgtggtgtgacaaaatagttttacggaagttgttgccggaaatgacgtcaattttgcctctcccaaccctataagcttcctcagttacgtaacttcgtcgctaaaaaaagaaaaaaacctgtaaaatcaCGCGTTTGAAACTTGGCAtatgatttttgcttgaacgaggatgtcttttataatttttttccttttatatacatgtatatgatacattttctggaaatgttgaggccagtgtttgaccaccctgaacttttgaaaaacgcaaatttaaaatgaaaaatattttggaaaaaaaaattcctgcccaCCTACCTactctatttttgaaaacaatgttattggataagcacaatttattttttttggcctaataacAGTATAGGTACACTGGCTAATTTGAAAAGTGGAACAAGTACGAATGTTTTGTAATGACGGTCTTACTGGGAATGCTTTGTTAGCATGACAGTGTTCCCCAGGCAGTTTAGCGTAGCGGCCCCGCTACGCTTACACTTTGCCCCGCTACGCTTCCCATGTTCACTACGCTTTGGAAAGTTTCCGATACCCTTGTTTTGACTAGCTTCATtcacagtttgtcaacaaacagTCCGTGTGAGTGGAGAACGTATATGTGAAAATGTGTGCACGCGTAGTGTGTTAAGTCACTAAAAGGCAAGCTTAGTGTGTGAAGTCGCTAAAAAGCAAGCGTGAAAAGGGAAGTGTCATTACTATTTACAATGAAACTTTGCCCAGTTTATTTCAATCAAGGGTGTGAACGACAGACACGAGGCAATCTGTGTAGTATCCGTCTTATCACGGGCAAAATGGTAGATGGAAAACACGGTCTTTGATCAACAATTAACAGCATGGCACTAAAGAAATAATACAAGCACTTGCTGGAAACTGCATTTAAACGGTGTAGAAACGTGCCTTCAGCACCATTTTTCATCGAGACCAACGAAATCATGCCTCGCAAATCGGCAGCTCCAATGTTCAACATGAAGTCCTGGCTTATAGCAGCACGACCgacgtggggggggggggggggggggacgagATTTTGTACGTAATCCAATAGTCGGGGTCACTTCTCTCGAGATGGTGACGAGAATGCTTTTCTCGGTCTATAGAATTCGTGTGCTGTGGTATATATAATAAAAAAGggtattttaaaaagaaattttaattatttatctCGTTTCTGAATAGTTTCGCTGATGCATTAACCTTTGCAAACTTCAACTTGCCCTCGACTTTACAGCGAGGTCACATTTGGtccattcaaaatggcggctatCAAACTTGTTCACATTTCATTGTGGGAGCTAGTTGCTACGTTTCAACGATCAGTGTGGATCACGTACAGCAGCCGCTGCTGCACAAAAATCTTGCGAATCATTTCCAAcagttttatttattatttgtgcGTTGTGAACAACCCAATAACCTCTTATCTGATCTGCTCGATTCGTGGATTTGTGACGGTGAGTCTTGCGCACGTACAGGTTTAGCTAATAGTGGACTGTGCGTGATCGAAGTCTGACATAGAATATTCGATTGGTCATACGACTTTGTGTCTTCTCTGGTGATCGTTCATAAGAAGAGCGAGAAATTTATGTGAGTTTTATTAATCAAATGTAAGagtttcatatttatttttttcacattcgTATGCTGTGCAAACTTTGCAAGaagtacaatttttcatgtatattttctcTATTTCTGTTGACTTATCAGGAATAAAAGTTTGGGCAtatttttcaaggaaaatactatatggtttgactcaatatttttgtatttgtgtgtgtgtgtgtgtgtgtgtgtgtgtgtgtgtgtgtgtgtgtgtgttgtgtctttgcatatattcaaattcatggtaatattatgcaaattatatatgtaaatgttatgcaaattagccgctacccTTCACCTTtttcctggggagaacactgcatgatATATCAACCATAATTAGAACATCAACCATGGATTATCAAAATGCGACATCAGCCATGGATTATCAAATCACTATATCAACTATGAATTATCAAATTACTACATTGTATATCAACCATGGATtatcaaattacatgtacaatatCAACCATGGATTGTCAAATCATTACATCAACTACATGAATGGGATTATCAAATTACTACATCAACCATGGATTATCAAATTACTACATCAACCATGGATAATCAAATCACTATATCAACCATGGATTATCAAATTACTACATCAACCATGGATTATCAAATTACTACAGCAACCATGGATTATCAAATTACTACATCAACCATGGATTATCAAATTACTGCATCAACCATGGATTATCACAGTATTGCGAGGTACATGTATTGCCTAAACACTCAAACAAACTGTTACTTTCTGTTGTGATCAACTACTTATAATCACCATACAGACAAAGATGGTTAATTTCTCTGTTGACTGAAACTTCCCTAATAGAAAAGCGTGATTACTCATAATTTTATTCACTGCTTAGAATTGACCATTCGCAAACAAATCTTGGAATGTCacttttagttttattttctgttGCAAAGTGGGACTTCTCCAGAGGATTGAAAGAGTTATAACTTGAGTGAGTCCTTTGTACAGGAGACTACTGGTTATAAAAGCTTACTTTTTTACTTGACATGCATACAAAATAAATTCCTTCCttttacagttttgtgaaaacaatTATCTTTCTAGAGAGAGATGACATTTCACAACTACCAAGTGAAAGGATGGCTAATCATTGATGCactcaaaattcaaaactatTTCAAACAAGTAGCACAACTGATTCAAGATATCAGCAATGATAAGCCTATCAGTGGTTCTGTATGAAGTTTGTAATTAAGATATACACTGTATTAAAACTAGGGGCGATGTCAAAAGTTgaatgtaggataaaaaaattaattcccttagtttcccccgaaaccccccccccccccatcccccTAGAAACTCAATCGACATATATTGAACCTATTGGCAGGCTCTTTCTATGTGAAGCGAAGCAAAGGACCAGTCATTTATGGGGTGAAATAAAGAACGACTAAAACAACACTTCATTAACACTGagaacacattttaattttgtgttttatccaattaaaatacaacaatgttaacaacaaacttgaagtttatcgATGACTGAACaagaacaatacaaataaaatccAGGTTTCTGCTTTCAAAGATGAGaccttaaggatgtacgatcgggtaaaattaaaagtaatgtcatttctctaaattgccaatttttggattctcctttgtaagtattatcaaaatgttgtgataaaatatacGGGTCACCGCGATCGTTTTGTGAGATaaatgaccatgaattttgccatttgtgagaaaaaatgctgagtcagcattttttcaccgatgcattttctatggacgaaataattcaatgctgtttatctcaaaatttagcgcggtgaccagataattttatttgatcagtattatttatttctctagactgagctttgtgcaaattttcatgaaaatgacattagtagaaattgattttccagcaaatttcaatgtaatcctatgggaagtgacaaattccacgcgcgcgtaccgctcgtacatccttaaatcAATTTGTCGGATAAAACTTTTTTGGGGTCACCCCCTCCCCACCCAAAATAAAaggattaagttttttatctgACATCAAACTTTTGACGTTGCCCCTTACAATTTAAGTGATACACACTAGTTGTAAACTTGGATTAGTACTATACTTTGAGGTCTCTTTTGACAGAAagcatttttcaataaaatttactTTGGTGAGAAGAGGCACATTAACTTGACAATGATTCAATGATTCTAAATCATGCTTTAAGCTTATGAGACAGTTTTAAATCTTTTCATCACACTTTACTTCTGCATCACGACAAGTTGTTGAATTTTGGTTGATTTAAATTGTGCTCTGAACTATGGTCCTTCCACAGAGGCACCGTGTCTGAACACATGGATACACAGggtttttcaataaaattaataataataataatgataataattcaTTTCTTGTAAAAGAGCGCACTACACTGCGTCTCAGTGCACTTTCCATAacaatacacagatttgatttAAAAAGTACAGTTGTTTAAGGTAGAtgtaaaaacaaagcaaaacacacacccacacacacacacattttgaTCATTATTGCAATTACACCCACAGAGGAAAAGTATATTGTAGGTGCAGAGAACAGACCATTCACTTTGGCATAGGAAGTGCAGGCAAGGTAACCTTTGTCTATTTATATTCAAGATGCTGTACATCACCAGATCACATTGTTGCAAGGTACTGCTGTGCTTGTTAGCATACCAACAGAATTCCTGCTTTAGACCGCACTATTCATGTATAGAGAGTAATGAGAAACTTCTTTCcaaaacttttcaaaaccaCTGACAAACATCTGATTAAAATAACACAAGCCACTCATTCTGTATTATGCACTgaacacaaaattcaaatattcaaaatatttctgagATCGCAGGCTACAGCAATTGGGATATTGATTTTATACACCTCATTTGACATTATGTTTAAGCTGAATggtaagatttgttcaaaaggGTCATTTTCCTAAGCCTACGCTTTGGAAATGGTTGTACTACCCTTTTCAGTAATTAGTCTGTGGGACGACCCGGGCTATCGTTTCAAAAAGATCACTGGACACTCAAGTTTAAATCAAATCAGCTGAAATGATGAATTCCCACCATAAAGAAATAGAAAAACGATACTTAACCCAAATCAGTTTGTCCGATTGCGTGAAATTTGGcggaaaagttaaaaatatataatatatgctaataggtgtcaaaggtcatcatcgACGTTAAAGCTTGTGGGTAACAAGCGTTTTCATTGGTGGAGGCATCAATGAGCCAATCACGTCGTCCGATACATATcctttcaaaatggccacctccaCAAGCATGGAATGTGTGTGTCACGTCGCTGACATACAAGACGAGCCGATCAAGGCTTTTACTGACCACTCTTGGGCAAAATTAATCGAATGCGCTGAGATTTGGAAAAGCTCTGATGGCTTGGAGCGGGAAATTGCACTCCAGTTGGATCCTGAAGCACGAGATCAGTCCGGCTTTCACCTTGGGTGCTATCAGCGTTTCACTGGTAAACGTCGGCTGGCACAGGCAGAGAAACGCAGAGAGAAAGGTAAGCTACGTAAAACGCTTGCCACAAGTGAACCGACGGAACTGAATGATGAGAGTGAACAACAAGTGTCTCCTGTAAAGCGATACTTAAGGTCAAACCCTAGTTCAAGTTCCATTTCGTCAGCCAAGCGGAGAAGTATTCACGTACTGCCACCGATGTGTATATTATGCAAGGGTGAGAAACGAAGGGTTGACCCTTTTTCAAGAAAGAGGTCAAATGAAAGACTTGTCGCCTGTGAAACCGACGGACGTACATTACTTAAAGCTGCCGAATTTAGGAAAGACGAGAAACTTCTACTGCAGTTGAGAGGTCAAGACTTGGTCAGTATTGAAGTGAAGTATCACAAATCATGCTATCAAAGTTATGTCAGATGTGTCACTTATTCATACCAGAAGAAAACAGAGGAAGAAAGTGGTATCATGTACGCACCATCCTTCAAAAAATTTTGTGATGAAGTAGTGCAGAGGAGACTAATAGATAATGATGAAGTTGTTCCAATCAACGTGttgaaaaatatcttcattAAAATGATCAATGACATTGAAGATATTGATGCATCATCATACAAAaacatgtatttaaaaaaaagactCAAACAACGATTTGGTGATAAAATCAAGTTTCTTCGACCTCACATGCAAAAATGTGAACTGGTAATGGCTCACAAAGAATCAGATTCAGGAGGCCGGATCCTGAACATTACTCATACAGATTCTGAAAGCGAAGAAGATGAAGCAGAGTCACAGTCATTTGCAGCACACTCTAACAGTCAGCAGCATGAAATGCTTGAGATGATTCACTCTGCCTGAATATTCATGCCACTCTAGAGAAAGCTCAAGGTGTTGCAGCATGGCCTCCTCGGGCAGAAGATCTAACAATCCAAAGAAGTAGAGATATTGTACCCACCAAACTTTTTAATTTCCTGGCATGGTGTACTGGCCTATCACAGGACTTTCACTCACAAGATCGTGTTGATGTCCAAGCTGATGTTGAGAACAAATTGTTATCAATTTGTCAGGACATGATGTTCTTGTCTTCTCAAGGACGGAAACTCACCCCTAAACACTTGTCACTTGGTATGGCAGTTCGTCATGTGACTGGATCTTCatcattgataggattgctCAATGGTTTAGGGCACTGTGTTTCACACTCTAAAGTATTAGAGCATGACACAGCACTAGCTATCCAACAACTCCATGGTGATGGTTTGCCACCAGGTTTTTGTCAAGATGTCTTTACAACATTGGTATGGGATAATAATGATTTGGTGAAGAGACACTCAGTGGTAAGTACAGCTGATTACTCAGGTCTCAAATATCACATGAGTTCTGCATTTAtttatgaaattgaaaatcttttACTGTTGGTGTTGTCTTTATTTTCCCAAGTAGATCATTAGTGTAAACAACATCTTCTGACACAATTTCTGTTTTAGGGAAAGGAACAACTCACAATACAAATGGAATTGTAATTCAGAGAAATCTTGGAGATGACACAGATGACAATGACAGCAACCCTTCGATATCAGTAGCAGTCACCAAGTCAAAGCAAAGGACGCTTCAAGTTCCACCCACCAATATTATTGAATACCATGGCAGACCACGCCATGGCCCTGCACTGTCAGGTTTTACATTATGAACTATATGCTCATCACAGTCACTAATTGTCTTCGATGCAGGCATGGTCAAACATTATCGTTGTAAGTAGCACAAATAAATGCACAACTCATTTAcatctcaaagttttacatgcacaatattatacatcaaatgtgtttttaaaaaccCCTTTCTTTCATAAACAATTAAAAAAGGTTTTTAAACAATTAATACAAAGACATTTTACACATGCCCATCCATACTCCTATATCCTGTTAATATccccttatttacatattaaatctCCCCTGTGTTAAACAACATAATATTACTGATAATACactgatatttgtattttcatttccCAAACATTATATAAACAgcactatatatatattggaAAAGAATTGTTGCAGTTTGACAATATTGTTACGCCACTATAATGTTACACTGCCCTAGAGTAAAGCTTAATTTTTCAATCTACCTGTAGGCTTTAATGTGGATGAAATTTTCCAGAATCAGGGCAGAGAACAAAAATTCCATTGAGAAAGACTTGGCATTCTGGTTATGCAAGACAGTGCAGGTAGTATACATTGTATGTTGTGTATTTCAGATAACATGTCAAGTTctatgaataaataattttttatgttttaacATCCCAGTCATAGTGTGTTACTTTTATTTCTTACTTTTTAGGTTGAGGGAGAGGAGTGCAACCTTTTACCCTCATGGACTGGATTTAATCAGAAACTGTCAGGCAGTGTCACCCCACCTGTCAGCAAAATTGGTTACCTGCCGGTGATTGATGCCAGTCCAACAGACAAGTCTACCGTAAACACAATACTCAGCAGAAGTGTTGACATCGCCAATAAGCTCAGCCTGCAAAGTATTGTTGTCACCATGGATCAAGCAATTTACTCAAAAGCACAAGAGATACGCTGGCAGAATGAAGAGTATACACAACGTCTAATTCTACGTCTTGGAGAGTTTCACACAGCTCTGTCATTTCTGTCTACAATAGGAAAGCGCTTCAGAGATGCTGGGTTAGAAGATATAATGATAGAATCCGGTATTTTAGCCCAAGGCTCTGCCAATGGTGTATGAGTGGCCACCATTACAACAGAAGTGTTCGCTGCCATAAACTGGTTGCAGAGGCCATGCACCGTGTCCGCTTCAATGAATTCCTTGACAGCTTGACTGAAGAGGAACATTTAAGAGTGATCACTAGCCTTATCCAACTTCGTGAAAGCTTCCCCAATTCGCTCATCGATGAAGTGGAGACAGAAGATATTAAGCTATTACAACAGAAATACGCAGACCATGTACAGAAGTGCTGTGAAAGTAACATCAATTATGCTTTCTGGAATTCCTATTTGGAAATGGTACAGCTTCTACTCCTCTTCATTCGCGCAACACGTGAGGGTAACTGGCATTTACATCTATCCACACTAAGAAAGATGTTACTATGGTACTTTGCGTATGGTAGAGTTAACTATTCACGCTATCTTCCGGTGTATCTACAAGAAATGTCAGCTTTGCCTCAAACACACCCAAACGTATATGAGAAATTTTGTGAAGGTGAGTTTGCCGTGCAGCGATCTGATGACCATCCATTTTCAATGACTCCATGTGATCAAATTATTGAACAAACTTTCAATCGTGAGTCAAAGACAAAAGGTGGACTGGTTGGTTTCACACGAAACAAAGGTGCTCTCAACCGATGGATTCTCAGTCATCCAGCACGTTCAGCTATTGCATCAGGTTGCTTCACCCAAGCTGGTAAGACAGACAAGCAGTCAGATCACAAAGACCTGACACAAGCCAGGATGAAGAGAGATGAATCTGATGTACAAGAGGTGATATCAACATTGCTGTCGATGGGGTCACCATTTATTGGTGATAGTGATGACCTGCTTGTTCATCTTACAGCTGGTACATTGGCTGGTGAAGAAATCACAACAGACCTCACCACTGCATATTTCAAAGGTGAAGAGGCTTACCAACAATTTAATAAGGAGCGTTTAACACATGGATCAAaggatttgtttgacaaaatgtctgtCCTGAGGGGTAAGACATTCGCTGATCTTGCCAAGAAAGCAAAGTCCAAAGTTACCATGAGTTCGCTATCAGTGAAAGAAAACCGTAATCTTCTTGGGAGGATGCTTGTCATTGCACAGGTGCGACACCTTGATCTTCGTGAGGTCATGACTTATCCCCTTGGCCATGTCCCAGCAATGTTAGCCAACTTTGATGAAACAATGACGAAGACAAACAAGGCTGTCCTGGCTCATCATCTTCAATCCACCTTTCCAGATGCAGTTGTGGACCATAATCTCGAAGGAAAGAGTGCTGTTCTAGTCGATGCCATGGCCTTAATACAGATGCAAAGTAAAGTGCAAGCTACTTTTGGAGAATTCGCAGCCAGCATATTTTACCAGTTGAGAGCAATCGCATCAAAGTATGGCGCCACAAGAATAGACTTTGTCATTGATCAGTACAGAGAACCATCCATAAAGAATGCAGAAAGAAAACGTCGAGCCACCACTGGTACCTTCAATGAGATTCGTATCACACGTCCATCCCTGAACATGCCAAGGCAATTAAAAAAGTTCCTTGCCTCTGGTAAGAATAAAGAATCTCTCCTATTCTTtctgtttgaatcatggaaagaaTATGAATCAGAGTGCCTGCAGGGTATCACCATGTATGTTACCAAGGGTGAGCTTTGCTACAGATTGCGTTCAGCAAATGGTGTCATGGATGTAACTGAAATACCAGAATTGCAGTGTGACCATGAAGAGGCTGACACAAGACTACTACTCCATGCTCAACATGCATCACGTGTTGGGGAGGTAGACAACATTGTCGTTCGCAGTCCTGATACAGATGTCTTCATGTTAGCCGTGAGCTGTGCACATCAATTACAAGGCCAGCTGATATTACATCAAACCAGCAAAAATGGTCAGATAATACACATCAACAAGGTAGTAGAGGCATTGGGAGACAGAACTGCAGAAGCTCTTGTTGGTCTTCATGTATTCTCAGGTTGTGACAGTGTAAGTGCTTTCAAAGGCAAGGGCAAGAAGAAGATGGCAAATATGTTGCTGGCCAATGATAAACTATACAAGTACATTCCAACAACTTGGGGCAGCATGGATACTTTCTGATGAACTGTTCACACAAATAGAAtcatttgtgtgtgatgtgtatGGCCAAATTAGGTGCAGTGATGTAAATGAAGCAAGATACAATTGCTTTCGTCTTGGTTCACAAAATGATGGAGCCCTCCCTCCTAACAGAGATAGTCTGAAATTGCATACACAGCGTGCAAACTACCAAACAGCAATTTACAGGCGATGTTTGCAGGCCAAAATGGATGCACCAAGCCCACATGGACATGGATGGATAGTGCAAGACTCAGATGTATCAATCCAGTGGATGACACTTCCCCCTGCACCAGATtctgtcatcaattttgtaagCTGTAAATGCAAAAAGTCTGGATGCTCGTCAAGATGTTCTTGTAGAGAGGTGGACCTGCTATGCACAGAGTTATGTCAATGTGTTTCATGTTCAAACTCACAGAACGATGAGGAAAGTGAACCAGGAGATGACAGCGCTTCAGACATTGACAGTGACAATGAATGAACTGATAGATgcctttgaaaaataaaaccacatttgatattaattttaCTGTCTCAATTAATGTAAACTGGTTACATGGTTAAATTCTAAGGTCATTATCTGACAAGTGAAAAGGAAATGAATTGTCATAAGAAAAAGTAATGagcatttcatgttttttgcacaGGAAAAGAACTGATTTTTAGTTCTGTAGACCCGGTACGGAACTCCAGCAATGAACATCACATAGAATGCATTGGCATGACCATCttaattgtgaaagaaaaatcaatttttggtcgaaactacatgtttatgtgtaaaattctgaaaagaaaatcacCTGCCAACAATTTTAAATACACAATTCAAATATCTCTTTCAGTTACATTGTACACAATACATTGGCACATATATCTTAATTTTGGGGTAAAAACCTATAAATAAATAGTTTTTGGTACAATATTCTAAATTGTGTCGTCTAGATTTACATTGCCAGTGAGTAGATTTGATATTGCAGTACAAAATATTGGTGATGAGATAAAGGCAATGCACCTGTGCTGATATCTACAATTTGGGgaaaaaacactgaaatttcaagttattggtaaaaattttgatttcttgtcaatatttcaaatttccaagAATTTTTTGTTAATATCCAGTAAAcaacattcagaaaaaaatcaatacatgTGAAGGATAACACACT
Protein-coding regions in this window:
- the LOC139150800 gene encoding uncharacterized protein; this encodes MSGHHYNRSVRCHKLVAEAMHRVRFNEFLDSLTEEEHLRVITSLIQLRESFPNSLIDEVETEDIKLLQQKYADHVQKCCESNINYAFWNSYLEMVQLLLLFIRATREGNWHLHLSTLRKMLLWYFAYGRVNYSRYLPVYLQEMSALPQTHPNVYEKFCEGEFAVQRSDDHPFSMTPCDQIIEQTFNRESKTKGGLVGFTRNKGALNRWILSHPARSAIASGCFTQAGKTDKQSDHKDLTQARMKRDESDVQEVISTLLSMGSPFIGDSDDLLVHLTAGTLAGEEITTDLTTAYFKGEEAYQQFNKERLTHGSKDLFDKMSVLRGKTFADLAKKAKSKVTMSSLSVKENRNLLGRMLVIAQVRHLDLREVMTYPLGHVPAMLANFDETMTKTNKAVLAHHLQSTFPDAVVDHNLEGKSAVLVDAMALIQMQSKVQATFGEFAASIFYQLRAIASKYGATRIDFVIDQYREPSIKNAERKRRATTGTFNEIRITRPSLNMPRQLKKFLASGKNKESLLFFLFESWKEYESECLQGITMYVTKGELCYRLRSANGVMDVTEIPELQCDHEEADTRLLLHAQHASRVGEVDNIVVRSPDTDVFMLAVSCAHQLQGQLILHQTSKNGQIIHINKVVEALGDRTAEALVGLHVFSGCDSVSAFKGKGKKKMANMLLANDKLYKYIPTTWGSMDTF